The following proteins come from a genomic window of Amphiura filiformis chromosome 16, Afil_fr2py, whole genome shotgun sequence:
- the LOC140135895 gene encoding DNA replication licensing factor mcm4-A-like, with protein sequence MSSPPSSTVSTPRSRRSSKRNRPEESTSPTGTPTKRGRSEDAPSENGTPSRRSTRSAINGTPQQNGAGTPTRGRGKKGSDTPSSSVNGTPGRRSTRGKASDAGTPRRSTRGATSPSSKADRPLDSSPGGDLAPMPSSPASAGSKDVHETSLFSSPGHSKVGASEIDLSSPLNYGTPSSRMSGTPGRMAGTPIRPRNDIRSERKVRQVNLASDPSGEPTEPMTGGPTSDQPGAPQLVIWGTDVVVSEAKERFCRFLNRFIDPEADENEGINPDEPLYLQKLDEIQTLELPFLNVNCKHLQQFDAELYRKLVSYPQEVIPTFDMAVNELFFERYPDTVLDHQIQVRTYNAEKTKNMRALNPEDIDQLITISGMVIRTSNLMPEMREAFFRCYVCSSTAVVEIDRGRIAEPAICRNCQTKHSMGLIHNRSQFSDKQMVKLQESPDDMPAGQTPHTVVLYAHNDLVDSVQPGDRVTVTGIYRATPLKVNPRMRNVKAVYKTYIDVIQFCKDKAGRLHEHSDKDDEQQMFSDERRQELIDLSKKDDIYDRLAKALAPSIYENEDIKKGILCQLFGAARKDFEDTGRTKFRSEINILLCGDPGTSKSQLLQYVHHLVPRGQYTSGKGSSAVGLTAYITKDPETRQLVLQTGALVLSDNGICCIDEFDKMNDSTRSVLHEVMEQQTLSIAKAGIICSLNARTSILAAANPVDSQWNPKKTIIDNIQLPHTLLSRFDLIFLILDPQDEIFDRRLANHLVSLYHQGKEVSDDEHLDMAVLRDYISYARTYVNPKLSEDSSQMLVQAYVEMRKIGSAKGMVSAYPRQLESLIRLSEAHARMRFSSKVEPVDVDEARRLHYEALKQAAFDPRDGTINMDILGTGISNTARKQQKEVAEAVKKYVETHKGKQVTFKYNVLMEEFRHQSDVPIPRDLFEGAIKILVENEDFFRSGNTLRKL encoded by the exons ATGTCTTCCCCGCCTAGCAGTACTGTCAGCACTCCTCGCAGCCGCAGGAGTAGCAAAAGGAATAGGCCGGAAGAATCAACCAGTCCAACAGGAACGCCAACCAAGCGAGGGCGTAGCGAGGATGCGCCAAGTGAGAATGGCACGCCATCACGCCGTAGTACCAGGTCTGCAATTAATGGAACACCGCAACAGAATGGTGCAGGGACGCCCACTCGCGGGCGTGGTAAGAAAGGAAGCGATACGCCCTCGTCGTCAGTAAATGGGACTCCAGGAAGGAGGAGCACAAGAGGAAAAGCAAGTGATGCGGGAACAC CACGCCGTAGCACACGTGGAGCGACTTCACCATCCTCCAAAGCCGACAGACCTCTTGATTCATCTCCTGGTGGTGATCTAGCTCCCATGCCATCATCTCCTGCTTCAGCAGGTTCCAAAGATGTCCATGAGACCTCGCTCTTCTCCAGTCCAGGACATTCCAAAGTTG GTGCTAGTGAGATTGACTTGAGCTCTCCTCTCAACTATGGCACCCCTAGCTCAAGGATGAGTGGCACACCTGGGAGAATGGCAGGCACACCCATCAGACCTCGCAACGACATCAGGAGCGAACGTAAAGTGCGTCAAGTGAATCTTGCTTCGGACCCATCT GGAGAACCAACAGAACCCATGACTGGAGGACCAACCAGTGACCAGCCTGGCGCCCCTCAACTGGTCATCTGGGGAACGGACGTTGTGGTCAGCGAAGCAAAGGAACGCTTCTGTCGTTTCTTGAATCGTTTCATCGACCCCGAAGCAGACGAAAATGAAGGAATCAATCCAGATGAACCGCTTTATTTACAGAAGTTGGACGAG ATCCAGACCTTAGAGCTGCCATTCTTGAATGTCAACTGCAAGCACCTGCAGCAGTTTGATGCCGAGCTATACCGCAAGCTTGTCTCCTACCCGCAAGAAGTCATCCCGACCTTTGACATGGCTGTCAACGAGCTGTTCTTTGAGCGTTATCCCGACACGGTGCTGGATCATCAGATTCAAGTACGCACATACAATGCAGAGAAAACCAAGAATATGCGAGCACTAAATCCAGAAG ATATTGATCAGTTAATCACCATCAGTGGCATGGTCATCCGCACATCAAACTTGATGCCCGAGATGCGCGAAGCGTTCTTCCGATGCTACGTGTGTTCGTCCACAGCCGTCGTGGAGATCGACAGAGGTCGTATTGCGGAGCCAGCCATATGTCGCAACTGTCAGACAAAACATAGCATGGGGTTGATACACAACAGGTCGCAGTTCTCCGATAAGCAGATGGTCAAATTGCAGGAATCGCCAG ATGATATGCCAGCAGGTCAAACGCCACACACAGTCGTCTTGTACGCGCACAATGATTTGGTGGATTCCGTGCAACCAGGTGACCGAGTCACTGTCACAGGCATTTATCGCGCAACGCCGCTGAAAGTCAACCCACGGATGCGCAACGTCAAGGCGGTGTACAAGACCTACATTGATGTGATACAGTTCTGCAAGGACAAGGCGGGAAGACTACATGAACACAGCGATAAAGA CGATGAGCAGCAGATGTTCTCAGATGAGCGCAGGCAGGAACTCATAGACCTATCCAAGAAGGACGACATTTACGATAGATTAGCCAAAGCATTAGCACCTAGTATATACGAGAATGAAGATATCAAGAAGGGCATTCTGTGTCAATTATTTGGAGCCGCCAGGAAGGACTTTGAAGATACTGGAAGAACTAAATTTAG GTCAGAAATCAACATTCTATTGTGCGGTGATCCCGGTACCAGTAAATCGCAACTATTGCAATATGTACATCATCTGGTCCCAAGAGGGCAGTATACATCCGGTAAAGGATCCAGCGCAGTCGGTCTGACAGCCTATATCACAAAAGATCCGGAAACAAGGCAACTGGTTTTACAAAC TGGTGCGCTTGTACTGAGTGATAATGGTATCTGTTGTATAGACGAATTCGACAAGATGAACGACAGTACACGATCCGTCCTCCACGAGGTGATGGAACAGCAGACGTTATCTATCGCCAAGGCCGGTATCATCTGTTCTCTCAACGCTAGGACCTCCATATTGGCCGCTGCTAATCCCGTAGACTCTCAATGGAACCCTAAGAAGACCATTATTGATAATATTCAGTTGCCACATACACTCCTGTCTAG GTTTGATTTGATCTTCTTAATCTTGGATCCACAAGATGAGATTTTTGATCGTCGATTGGCCAACCATCTTGTCTCTTTGTATCATCAAGGCAAAGAAGTATCAGACGATGAGCATTTG GACATGGCCGTTTTGCGTGACTACATCTCATACGCACGGACATACGTCAATCCAAAATTAAGCGAGGATTCAAGCCAGATGCTGGTGCAAGCATACGTAGAGATGCGCAAGATTGGCAGCGCTAAGGGTATGGTGTCCGCTTATCCCAGACAGTTGGAGTCTCTGATACGACTTTCAGAAGCTCACGCTCGTATGAGATTCTCAAGCAAAGTGGAACCAGTGGATGTGGATGAGGCTAGGAG GTTACACTATGAAGCCTTGAAGCAGGCAGCCTTTGATCCTCGCGACGGCACCATCAACATGGACATCCTTGGCACAGGAATAAGCAACACGGCACGCAAGCAGCAGAAAGAAGTCGCAGAGGCGGTCAAGAAGTATGTTGAGACTCACAAAGGCAAACAGGTCACCTTCAAGTACAATGTGTTGATGGAGGAGTTCAGGCATCAGTCAGATGTG CCTATTCCCAGAGATCTGTTTGAGGGCGCTATCAAGATATTGGTCGAGAATGAAGATTTCTTCCGTTCTGGAAACACGCTCCGCAAGTTATAG
- the LOC140135896 gene encoding Fanconi anemia core complex-associated protein 24-like, with amino-acid sequence MNTSVSSASQIPSTPAHDSGRVPPGSLVVNPKWKRTELIKILQEKLPLIFEDGLGVVDFHPSGDVAVIYLPETDLVAGTAYRRKLVKLHKAGKMRGIVLMERTPMTEQYLSDIQTFGVINLGLVLLFVASQTEAASLLIQMVNEQYKPQSNPFRVMRRGQSVDASVQATVQLIPKLGAVKANALLQRFGSIEAIARASPEELTEVVGKASANNIRTFFEFNTKPKR; translated from the exons ATGAACACCAGTGTAAGTAGTGCCTCGCAGATTCCATCCACCCCTGCACATGATAGTGGAAGAGTCCCACCAGGAAGTCTGGTTGTTAATCCGAAGTGGAAAAGAACTGAATTGATCAAGATACTACAAG AGAAGCTTCCACTGATTTTTGAAGATGGTCTTGGTGTTGTTGACTTCCATCCCTCTGGAGATGTTGCAGTTATCTATCTCCCTGAAACTGATCTTGTTGCTGGGACAGCATACAGGAGAAAGCTGGTGAAACTCCACAAA GCTGGTAAGATGCGTGGCATTGTCCTGATGGAGCGTACACCAATGACAGAGCAGTACCTGAGTGACATTCAGACATTTGGGGTCATCAATCTGGGTCTTGTCCTTTTGTTTGTAGCATCCCAGACAGAAGCAGCCAGTTTATTGATTCAGATG GTTAATGAACAGTATAAGCCTCAGTCAAACCCCTTCAGAGTGATGCGTCGAGGCCAGTCTGTGGATGCATCTGTGCAGGCGACAGTTCAACTCATTCCAAAACTTGGGGCTGTTAAAGCTAATGCATTGCTGCAGAGGTTTGGTAGTATTGAAGCTATTGCAAGGGCTTCCCCTGAG GAACTCACTGAGGTAGTAGGCAAAGCCAGCGCTAACAATATTAGGACATTCTTTGAGTTCAACACCAAACCAAAAAGATGA